From Glycine soja cultivar W05 chromosome 4, ASM419377v2, whole genome shotgun sequence, the proteins below share one genomic window:
- the LOC114410842 gene encoding uncharacterized protein LOC114410842 — protein MAFNRKKQQLGSRWRRRLAEEFLWEPYTATVLSMLPPICLVGTVAWCAVVPLICFHVVEWHQPDRVLRQFGMQQPIPEPPLQPQSIHGLTLKGKMDENWFQLLAPFISQWHNRAEFKVDVYPRQEGLLSFNSDYMVWYRRKTKMFVDQNNAKTATLGEVAETLQYMVSPQGRNTWTVDDLVPYVEKLTILSEEQERITEPVAHGPASERRFPPQQFDMLPSSVETRGFDRRREIVQAEDFSQQMEQRGHGMYYTPPTFSQYPSQMYQYPFEGHDTDMSASSHSYGGVAETHPHFSWPTMTPSQQHDAPMATPNAPLAPQWNVPGAIPDMGDLLGVDLRHEFSAEAEQQGRRQRARRNPDREARRWDRPCGTGSRHHGHHND, from the exons ATGGCGTTCAACCGAAAGAAGCAGCAGCTGGGCTCGCGGTGGAGGAGAAGGCTCGCGGAAGAG TTTctgtgggagccttacacaGCAACTGTTTTGTCGATGTTGCCTCCCATTTGTTTGGTTGGTACTGTGGCGTGGTGCGCAGTGGTGCCactcatttgtttccatgttgtagagtggcaccaacccgatagagtgttgcgacaatttggaatgcaacaacctattccgGAGCCTCCTTTGCAACCACAGAGTATCCATGGGCTAACGCTGAAAGGCAAAATGGATGAAAATTGGTTCCAGCTGTTGGCCCCATTTATCAGTCAGTGGCATAATCGAGCTGAGTTTAAGGTCGACGTCTATCCTCGACAGGAgggcctattgagttttaactcggattacatggtctggtataggcgaaaaacaaagatgtttgtcgACCAAAACAATGCAAAGACagctacattg GGTGAAGTTGCGGAGACTTTGcagtatatggtgtcaccacaagggCGTAACACATGGACAGTggatgatctcgtgccttatgtggagaaGCTGACGATTttatccgaagagcaagagaggaTCACTGAGCCTGTGGcacatggtccagcatcagAGCGTCGCTTTCCGCCACAACAGTTTGACATGCTTCCATCCAGTGTGGAAACTCGAGGTTTTGACAGACGAAGGGAGATTGTTCAAGCGGAAGATTTTTCCCAACAAATGGAGcagcgtggccatggaatgtactacacgccaccaacattttctcagtatccttcgcagatgtatcagtatccttttgAAGGTCATGATACTGATATGTCTGCAAGCTCACATTCGTAtggtggtgttgcggaaacacaccctcatttttcatggccgacCATGACCCCTTCGCAGCAACATGATGCCCCAATGgcaacacctaatgccccattagctccgcaatggaatgtacccggagcaatacctgatatgggtgatttattaggtgttgatttgcgtcacgAGTTTTCTGCTGAGGCTGAGCAACAAGGGCGGCGACAGCGGGcaagaagaaatcctgatcgtGAAGCCCGAAggtgggatcgaccatgtggcacagGCTCACGCCATcacggacaccataatgactga